The following coding sequences are from one Musa acuminata AAA Group cultivar baxijiao chromosome BXJ1-6, Cavendish_Baxijiao_AAA, whole genome shotgun sequence window:
- the LOC135677520 gene encoding probable alkaline/neutral invertase F — protein MAEAVDGAHEAIVWKVEPHSSVAEADDFDRSSRQLDRPRFKIERRLSFEERSLSDLSITGNLRQVDSYGSMHSFGAVPTPTSPGWSPFELPPMVDEAWDALRKSVVFFRGQPVGTVAAVDHASGEVLNYDQVFVRDFVPSALAFLMTGEHEIVKNFLLKTIHLQSLEKKIDQFKLGEGVMPASFKVNNNPTRKTETLMADFGESAIGRVAPVDSGFWWIILLRAYTKSTGDLSLSETPECQNGMRLILSLCLSEGFDTFPTLLCADGCSMIDRRMGVYGYPIEIQALFFMALRCALAMLKSDAKGKEFMERIMKRLHALGYHMRRYFWLDFQQLNDIYRYKTEEYSHTAVNKFNVIPDSIPDWIFDFMPCRGGYFVGNVSPARMDFRWFALGNCIAILSSLATPEQSDAIMDLIEERWEELVGEMPLKISYPALEGHEWRIVTGCDPKNTRWSYHNGGSWPVLLWLLTAACVKTGRPQIARRAIELAENRLSKDGWPEYYDGKLGRYVGKQARKFQTWSIAAYLVAKMLLEDPSHLGMISLEEDKVKAPPMKRPASWTA, from the exons ATGGCTGAAGCAGTGGACGGGGCGCACGAGGCGATTGTCTGGAAGGTGGAGCCGCACTCCTCCGTTGCGGAGGCCGACGACTTCGACCGCTCGTCGAGGCAGCTCGATCGGCCGAGGTTTAAGATCGAGCGGAGGCTGTCGTTCGAGGAACGGTCGCTCAGCGATCTCTCCATCACCGGTAATCTCAGGCAGGTCGACAGCTACGGCAGCATGCACTCCTTTGGCGCGGTGCCCACGCCGACCTCGCCGGGTTGGAGCCCGTTCGAGCTGCCTCCGATGGTCGATGAGGCATGGGATGCCCTTAGGAAGTCCGTCGTCTTCTTCCGGGGGCAGCCGGTGGGGACAGTAGCCGCCGTCGATCACGCCTCGGGGGAAGTCCTTAACTACGACCAG GTGTTTGTCCGTGACTTTGTGCCAAGTGCTCTGGCTTTTCTAATGACCGGTGAGCATGAGATCGTTAAGAACTTTCTCTTGAAGACAATTCACCTTCAAAGTTTGGAAAAGAAGATAGATCAATTCAAGCTTGGGGAAGGGGTGATGCCAGCGAGCTTCAAGGTGAACAATAATCCAACCAGGAAAACTGAAACTCTAATGGCGGATTTTGGTGAGAGTGCGATAGGGAGGGTTGCACCCGTGGACTCTGGTTTTTGGTGGATCATTCTTCTCCGTGCCTACACAAAATCTACTGGTGATCTATCCTTGTCAGAAACCCCTGAATGCCAAAATGGGATGAGGCTTATCTTATCGTTATGCCTTTCCGAGGGGTTCGACACATTTCCCACCTTGCTTTGTGCCGATGGATGCTCAATGATTGATCGTAGAATG GGTGTTTATGGCTACCCCATCGAAATCCAAGCTCTGTTCTTCATGGCACTGAGATGTGCTCTAGCGATGCTTAAATCTGATGCAAAAGGCAAGGAGTTCATGGAGAGAATAATGAAGCGCTTGCATGCCTTAGGTTACCACATGCGACGTTACTTTTGGCTTGACTTCCAACAGTTGAACGATATATATCGCTACAAGACCGAAGAATACTCCCACACAGCAGTAAACAAGTTCAATGTCATTCCTGATTCGATCCCGGACTGGATATTTGACTTCATGCCTTGCCGTGGTGGCTACTTCGTCGGCAATGTGAGCCCTGCAAGAATGGACTTCCGATGGTTTGCTCTTGGTAATTGCATTGCCATACTGTCTTCGCTTGCTACACCAGAGCAGTCAGACGCAATAATGGACCTAATCGAAGAGAGGTGGGAGGAACTGGTGGGTGAAATGCCATTGAAGATATCTTATCCTGCTTTAGAAGGCCATGAATGGAGGATCGTGACAGGTTGTGATCCCAAAAACACCAGATGGAGCTACCACAACGGAGGTTCTTGGCCAG TGCTTCTATGGCTGCTCACTGCAGCCTGCGTCAAGACAGGCAGGCCGCAGATTGCTAGAAGAGCGATCGAGCTTGCCGAGAACAGGCTGTCGAAGGATGGATGGCCGGAGTACTATGATGGGAAGCTTGGGAGGTACGTCGGAAAGCAAGCCAGGAAGTTTCAGACGTGGTCAATCGCCGCTTATTTGGTGGCTAAAATGCTGCTCGAGGACCCTTCTCATCTTGGGATGATATCTCTGGAGGAGGACAAGGTGAAGGCGCCTCCCATGAAGAGGCCGGCTTCATGGACTGCGTAA